The sequence below is a genomic window from Cucumis melo cultivar AY chromosome 5, USDA_Cmelo_AY_1.0, whole genome shotgun sequence.
TTTTAGAACAAAGATCAAGTTATACTCACCCGTTGGTATTGCATGAATGCAAGCTTTTAACTTAATAATTGTGTCAATTTAAACCTACAAATTTTTATAAGTGTATCAATTTTAAGCTCcttgttatattttatttggatgaATGGTAAATTTATCAATTTGACCTCTAGGCCTACATAAGCAAATCTATTTACATATAAGAATTACTGCATTAAACGATTTTCAAATATGATCCTAATAAACCTTATAAATAGTTCATTTATAACAAGTTATAAGTTTaattggaatatatatatatatatatatatatatatatatattataaatgagATTAGGGAATGATTTGCCTAAGGATGGAGAGTGAATTTTTGTTAATCTAGCATCTAGAATCATTATCCAATGCTTTTGTTCTAGTCATGTTTACGTATATAATATAATTCATTATAGATAGGCATTGAGTAGTTCTTTTTTGGTGTATTCATTTCATGGCTGATTCAACTTTTAGGTGCTAAACTTTGAGTAGCTGTTCAAGTGAAAAAATAGAGCTTTAACATATAAGCTGATGTGAACTATTGGGTAAGTGATAAGAGCATGATTAGCTCTAGATTTTCCTTTTTGGTGTCTACTATATCAGTGATGTTTGTATATGAGAATACAAAAGTAGAGTATGAATCATGCTTACATATAATTGTCACCTTTGTTTACGAGTTAGctcattttaattatttgacTAATGTGTAGATACAGAAGTTTAAGGGGTTCTTCAATTAGAGCTTTGTGTTTACCTGTACCGTTGAAAACACTTGATTATTCAATAGTGAAAAATTATATTTTCGGACCTTGTGTTTTGTTCTGTCACTTTAATTAATGATCaacgtttattttttattttcttaggGTTGTTGTACAATTTTATGTAACTTGTTATTTGTTATAGTGTGTGTGTTAGATAACACTTCTTTCaaataatttgtgtttggttACCTTTCCTTAAAAGTATTTGTATGTGCGGGTTTGTTTGGTTTGTTATACAttcgaagtattttttttatgtcaTATTACTATAAAAGAAAACTATTAAATACTatgaattaataattttaatatataattaaaaaacacTTCCATCACTGAGTTTTCTCTCTTTCATAATCAACTAAGTTGGTTAAGAATTAGTCATTGGAAATGATCGACAGAGTTGGTTACTAGAGGTTATCATCAAAGTTGGTCACAAAAAATGTAGTAATTGGAGTTGGGCATCAAATGTGGTCATTGTAGTTGATCACCAAGGTGGACTTCATCAATCTATCTAGTTAAGTGATCGTCAAAAGTGGTTGCTGAAGTTGATTGCCAAAGGAGGTGACTGAAACAATGATTCCCATTATAATGAGGTGACAACAGTAATAAACGATAGTTGTTGCTTCGTTGTTGCTGGAGTGGTCACGAAGGGATGAAGTACATGGAAAACATTAAAAGAAGGAAAAGTTTTAAACATTGAgtagtaaataataatattgtatTAAAACGAGAGTAAAAATAACAATTATCCCTTATTACCTTAACACACACAAAAGAGATCTCTTTTGTAAATTGAAGTCAAGGAGCACcttaacaaaaatataaaaaaagttaaagttgAGATACTAGATTCTAGATCATTTTTTTCATATGGATTCTAGATTCTATAACGTATTCTTGGCCAAAGCAATTTTTGTGAGAAACTAAAAATTCTAGAATAGTATCTCAactttaaaaattgtttttgaacGTATTCTTTATAATAAAGTATGTCTTTGTTATACTTTAGAATATGttcaaaaacaatttttgtCTTGGCCAAAGCAATTCTCGCAACAAATTATTATGTTTGGCTATTTCTAGAgggaggaaaaagaaaacattccATTAATAACAATCTTACAAATGGTCTAAACAAAAGTATTTTGTGAGAAATCATCAGACTAAATACTTAACCAACAAATGCGGAAAGTACTTACAAAGAGCTTCGAACTTCTACAAATTTTGTAGCAGTTGAGACACTCATTTTCATATAAGATTTTTTTTCCGTTCAAATTAATTACTTTTCTTAACATTTCTGTTTGAATGGAATTCAAATTGAAGAACTCATTTTGTCTAAGCAATGCAACCTTTGAGACTTTTGACTTCTTTTAAATTCTCTACCTCTCAGCCATTTActaaactttgatgttcaacTCTTTAAACCCTTACCAAAGGTGgatttatctttttttatttatttatttatttatttattattattgaggAAGTAGAGGTAGTGTCACCGTCTTTGAATGTACCTATTTCATTAATTGTGTTATATTATATACTTAGGTAAATCATATACTACACATTCTTTACTCCAACCTTGAAAGTGTACTCTCAAAAAGAATCCTTGAAAGTGTCCTATTTGTTccaaaaaaaactaataataataataatccttCAAAGTGTAAATCAAAACATGCTCGCAAGAATCAAAGTGTGATCCCATAAATCTTCAAATATTTGTTTCAAGTATTTTGGAAATGATATAAGGTATCTAAAAATTATTCTCGTAAAATTAATTATCTAGCATCTTGACTCTCCCAAACATTAACTATCCTTAATCCATCACAGACATCTATCATACCATATATTTTAATGCCAAAAATTTAAAATcgaaatattttatatttatacccaaaaaaacaatatttgaCATAGAACCAATATCACAGACATATTGAAGAAGAAACCATGCGGTGGTACTCGCTCATTCCTTTTGCAGGAAATACAGTGATGACTCAACACTTATAATAAACAAAACCTAAATAAAGATTAAACATCTTCacttaataattaatatatataccTAAAAGATCTGAAAATTATCCACTTAGAAGAACCATGTCGTCACttgtatttaaagaaaaatgggAAAAAGAAATCTATAAGAGTTCACTCAATGTGTATAGAAGGCTTAAGATTCAATCAATTATAAGCTAATGTTTATTTCTTACATATTGAAGAAGAGAGCACAAGCCGAGGGTTAGATCAACAAAAGAATGAAGGGGTAAAACTTGTTGATAAATCAACAAATGTGAAGAAATACTATACAAAGAATGATACAAACTCTCAGATGCTAAAACTACTCTTTTCTTTGCTTCGCATTTCTGAGGTAAGGGATGATCATATACAGAAGGGTGGTTACATAAATAATACATCACCCGTAATCAAGCAAATCTATTATTGGGGGAAAAAGAACTTAGATAAGAATTAATACATGATACTCACATTAGATTAGGAGCTGTATTGGAAGTTAATGACTTGGTAGAACATAAAAATGCATCTGCAGAATCTACAGCTCTTTCGAGACCGACCAATGGTTTAAGTCTTCTCTCGACCTCCTTGCTTTGCAGATTAATCTCCTCCAGAACCATAGAAAATGCGACTTTGCAAGTATCCTCGTCCTGGAATGCTAGGATCCATCTCCCATCCACAAAAGGTTTTGCCTTTGACTTTAGTGGGGTACCATGTTTGGTAGGATCtagaaaaggtaaagttgatgGACGAATCCTCAAGTGCAGCCATCTTGAATGTTTTTCATCAATTCTAGGCTGGTTAAGAACAAAAAATTATGTTATTACTTGAGAATTCAAATTCATCCAAGATAGGCCAAGAATCAGTTTTTCGAAATTGAAAGTTCTTTCCATATTTATCTCTTACGAGTATTGTATGTTTCAATTTTGACCATACACACAAAGCATATTTAGATTACTGTTTGTTGTCAAATGGTGTCATGTAAAAGAAGTCTTACATTTGATCCAGCAAGAGGTGCAGCAACTCGAACAATTCCACAATTCAGTTTTGATGGCAGTTCTTCGGCAAGAATTATCCATCCGCAAGTTCCAATAGCAGTTCCAAGGAAGAAAAAGTGGCGCTCTTTACCCCTCTCAAAGGCAATTCTACAAGGCACTGCACCATCTACATAGCAACAACTAATGAAGGTTATTCACAAACTCACTGCAGCCTACGTGATTGAATTAAACAGAAACTATAATGTTAGAATCTAAAGTAAGCGATTCAAAGTTTAAAACTTACCAAGTCTCAACTCAGCACCTGGCTTAGGTCCTGAAGCATCTAGTCCAGCAACCTTTGCACGAGAGCAATCGGGAATTTCTGATGGAGGGTCAATACAGGGTTGATCTGACAAAGCCTTGCCAAGGGAAAATGACTGAAGTTGGTGTAGAAGAACAAATACCTTTAACGGAAAGAGGGGAAGATGCTGTTAAAAGAAGCTACATACAAATAGTAAATTGAAGaggaaaaaggaagagaaaaataaaaaataaaagccTGTGATCATATCCCACATCTGTTCGCTCTCTCAACTCAAATCACTCAGTTCATAGGGAAAATACATTTTAAGAAGGTAAcatatttttattgatttaaaaGGTAATTTAAATGTATCAACTGAAGCAATTAAAGTTAGGTGATTTCACCCgtccttttcctttttgtagTTTGTTAACTCTAATAATACACTTTCCTATTTTGCTGACGAGAGGGAAGGGGGGAAGAGAGATACCTTTACCAACTCAGACATTTTTTGACCAGCAGCAAATGATGATTCAGGTGGAACAGCATCTGCATGGAtaagaagttgaattaaattctTAGGGCAGTAGCATCAATCTCACCATACATTAAATTAACCACCCTTCTGACACAATAATAAGAACTAAATAAGGAGAGGGAAGAAAATCAATCACAACTATGAATCTTATAGCTATTTATCATTCTTACCAACGGCAGAAGCCTTTGCAGAGTGCAAGAGCATGGACTTCGGTTCTTTCCTTGGTGATGGGGCTTCAATTGCTGCAAAAAGGTTTAGTGGTTCAACACCCAGAAAACTCTTAATACACTACTTATCATCTAAAAAGCATCAATACTTTAGTCTGGCTAGAGTGTCCATGTCCGACACAGCCAATGTTGAAGACTTGGACACCCCGGTCCCTGACACTCACATCTGACACTTGAAAATACAACAAATGTGTTGAAAACTAGTTGtacaaaatcaatataaatcTAATTCAACCTTTGTTAGACATGTATTGAGCATTGTGAATGGTATTAGGGTGTTATTAGGGTATTAAGGGAATAAGTATATTAGTAATTAGCTAGGTAGTTTGTTATACTTATTGGTTATAAAATAGAGGTAGAGGGAAATGATGAGGAAAggtaatattttttaaagaagatGAAAGGCAATATTTTGGTGTGTGAAATAGAGTTTGAGGGTGATCTAAAGATTGGAAGGGtccaaatatttaaatatttgatagCATGGGGTTCCATCTCAAAGCCAATTAGCAATGCGAGAAGTAGCCCATCTCTTATAAGGAGAGTGAGTCTCCTTGGTTTTTCCAATGGGACTCAACACTGAATTAATTGGTTTATCTTGTAGTTTCATTACCTTTTATCTATCAATATATTTGGATTCTATCAATTTGTTGAGAACACTAAGCAAACACATAATAATATAAGACAAAAGTAATTATTTAGAGAATGAGATAAATTGAACTCATCTTTTAGTATACAAATGCttaaatttatatgataaaaattaaatactttttaaaacagTATTAATCTATGTGTGCaagaaatttcattaaatcCAATAACATTTTCACGATAGGGACTAAATTTATACTTAATGAAGCTAAGTATGAACTAAATCTTTACAAATTAAAGTTCGAAAAATAAATTGTTACTTTCATTTGAAGGACCCAACGTGTTTTTAACCCAAAAAGTAATATCACCAAGTTTGTGTTGTTTATATCCACctttgtatttgtatatatgcTCTTTAGCTTATCATTCATTAGATTACATTAAATACCTCTTTTGCACTTTTTCCACTCATCGGATAGAAGTATTATGAGGAAATCAGACCAAATCCCTCTAGCTTCCTGTAAGAGCTCAGTAGCCCAGTACTTATATGAATCCTATTAAATATCGAAGAGGAAAATATCAGAAAAAATAAGGTGAAACCTTTTCTTTTACAGACAACTTACAAGTAATAATCATGATGCATTTTCTTCAAGAAATAAATTACAGAAATAGAATGTGCTTACTTACTTTGAGCAATTTTAGATGATGACTGTTGAACTCTGCCTCACTATAAGGTAACAACTGCCGCAGAAGCCACCCGCCATCCCACAAAATCTCTGCAGATATATTTGAACGACAAAAGAGACTGACCAATGCATCTAGTACCTAAAACATAGCCAATAAAGGTGGATTAAGCCACTCACGTTCATAGTACAAGAATGGTTTCTCTATATGACTTGAACAAAATGATAACATTTCAGAAGTAGCCATAGCCATCTTCATTCATGTACCAACGAAATCATTTATCATTAATGGTAGATTCAATAGTCTGTTGTTTTCGGTTGGTTTTTGGTTCAGCTTATGTTAGAAACTTTTGTAATCAGACCTGTTTGATACTAATATACAAATATGTCGAGCAATGTTTCAGATCCAGATGAAATCAATATCCATTAGATAAAGAGAAGTACCTCAAACCTATGGGCACGAGGGCTTGCACCTGCTTTAAGAAAATATGAAATCCCATAATCCTGATAGTTAGAGATCAAGTCAGCAATCAGTAAGCAAGCGATCAAATGAAGCAGCATAACATTAAAAAGAGGCATCAAATGGTGGTAACATACTGGGTTAAGATTACATATTTGTCCTCAATGTAAGATAAAATGATATATAACCAGAGTTCAACTTCCGAAAAGCAACTAAGATATTATCTGAGCAGGCCTTTGAAAGCCTTTCAGTAACAGAATTCTATTAAGTAACATATGTCAACAATATgaagccaaagaaagatgaatGCCTTTCTTAATATTAGCatccttcttttccttttcccctctttctttagGAGGTGGAGTAGCTAGGAGAAGATTAACGGAAGCATGGGAAGACAAGAGTACCTTAAGCTTCTGCAGGTAACCATCAAGTTCAATATCGATACCACCCTTCACTGAGGTATTATCTGAAGAAAAGAGTTGCTCTTCGCCAGAATCTTCACCAACTAAGGCTTCCtgttaaatataatttacaaTTTGAGATATGTCCTGAATGGGTTTGTCAAAACGCAAGtacaaaggaaaagaaaacataatCTTAGGTTCTTAACAGATAGCAAGTACTAAAGTCTGCAAACATTATCAAATGTGACAGTAGCTGCATCAGGTAACAACAGTTACAAATGTGTCAGAAAGGAATAAAACCCAGTACAAATTTACACAGATCCAAAATTTTGAAACTTCATTCATACAAGCATTTGCCACCTATGGAGAAATTTTTATATGCAACCTTGTGGAAATCAAAGAGTCCCAGTAAGATGAATGTCCTAATATGGATCATGCTAAATGGAAACCTTAATACTTCAGAGATCTCACAATAGTTGTTCCCCAAGTAGACCCTTTTGCCATCAGTTTGACCTTTATGTTTGAATGATGGAAAATGTCTTAATCATGTTTTTTTCCTATGCCCTTGTCCTCAATGGTGCTAGTTTAATCCATTTCAATCATTCAGCCTCGATTGGGTATTTACAATCAGTTTAGATATACTTCAGATTTGGAAGAGGGGGTGTTATTATTTAAGATCGACTACAAAAAATCTTCTAAGAATGTGGATTGGGATTTTCTGCACATGGTGCTGGAGAAGAAGGGCTTTGATTATAAATGGAGAATATGGATGTGGGGTTGTAGGAGGAACGTGAGCTACTCTTTCCTCATAAATGGTAGTCTGACGGGTGGTGTGGTGGCTACAAGAGGCCTTAGGCAAGAAGACCCCCTTCTCCCCCTTCCTGTCGTGGATGTTATGAAAAAAACTGTTCCTTCCTGTCGTGGATGTTATGAAAAAAAACCGTTTAGGTGGGAGATCATTGAGAACCCCATTGATAATAGGGTCTGAAGATCGGGAATCCTAGGTTACGCAACAAAACCTTATTGGCTAAATGGTTGTGGAGCTTCTATTTCAAGCCCAATTCCCTTTGGCGTGAGATTATTGTTAGCAAATATGGCCTCATCCTTTCGTGTGGTTGGCTAAGGGTTCTAAAGGTACCTATCGGAATTTGTATAAGAATATTTCAAAAGAGTTCTCATTGATTTAGCTCATTGTGTGGTGGGGGAGGGAAGAGACTTACTTTTGGGAggtccttttttctttttttgattggGGATTTTATCCCCATAGGCTGCAAAGTTTACTTCATTGAAATTGACCAAATGCTTTAATCAACTGAAATGGATTATAAACTGATATAATCTTCAAATATCAATACTTGCAATTACAAGAAGCAAATGATATCCAATTAAATTTAAAGTCACTATTAAGTTATTTGTAAGTTTCTCTTGGTGAGCGATGATGGTGCTAAgagggtgtcaacctagttgagatgtggGTGCACCTCCTGATCCATAGCTTTATGCTTGTTGTTTCCATTatactttgagcattagtctcataTCATTATCTCAATTAAGAGCTTGTTTCttgttcaaaaaaaaattaaatttagaacaATGTCAAAAATCAAGTTCAGTGTGATAAGATGTAGCACTCAAAAACCAATGAATTGCTATATAAATCTAAGTATACGATGATCAACTTAAATGTGGAAATGAGAAGAAATAAATTTCCTTTTACCATATTGTCGATTATGTTAGTTCATGTGAGtcaagaaaacaaaattaaacccGACAAGAAAGCACCAACACATGTTATCCTATTGAAACAGAGACCAAAAATTGCAATATAGCGTATCATGGAAGAGTACCAATAAcaattttttatgttgttttcTTTGAGGAAGAATTCCGAGTGCATCCAGCATTGACTCATCCAGTTCTACAGAAAATTTGGGAGGCGTGATAAGAACAGAAAAATGGACTGAAGGAAGTTGAATAGCTGCACTGATCTGACCTTTAGTTTGCAAAAGTGTAGCCAGAACACTTAAAGCACCTAAGACTTGTACATCATCCCCAGTTGTAATATGAGACAGCAAAGCTCCCCTGCCAAAACATACATGATGGGTAGTTAGAAACACACTACTGACACAATTAAGTATTATTTGGACCAATATTCATTTAAGATGAATCTATATATTACAGAGTAGACCTGCCCCCCAATAAAGGGAAAGGAGaaaagcaaatatattgaaacaGACAATAGTTGAATTAGGAGTTTCGAACATTTGCAACAGCAACTTTAGAAAATAGAAATTGGAAGTTTCAGATTAGGACCTATCTACTGTGCACAAAAGAAATAGAGAAGATATAAAATCAGAAAATCTAATCAAGGGTCAAAAGCAGCTATTTATGAATAGCCCCAAGAAAATTATTATGCAACCATGTGCACAAAAGAAATTGAGAAGATATAAAATCAGAAAATCTAATCAAGGGTCAAAAGCAGCTATTTATGAATAGCCCCAAGAAAATTATTATGCAACCAAGTTACCGTGTAAGTCTTCAAGTATAAGAAGCATAGTAGCTACTTAATGTCTAACATACTGGCCATTCCATCTCGAATGAAACACTTTAATAAAGACGAATAATATAGCAAATAAATCAAATCTTCATTTAAAACTGATAAGGAAAACAAAAAACCATATGACAGGATGTGCATGATGCCAAGGCGTCTTTAGTAGGAAGTATTATGTCGAGAATTATATGAAGCATGCAAGTAAAGGATTTCGTCTAGTTTGATGGGTCGTCACTGTTGCATCCTTTATAAGGGTATAGCTGACAACTTTAACCACCTTCTCCTGAGGGTTGTCTATGCCGGTTCGGTTTGGGACTGCTTATTCACGGAGTTCAGTTTTCCGATAGTTCCGCCAAGAGAAGTCTGACTCAATGGTCGTTAAGTTCATTTCTCATCTGTCATTTCATGTAAAAGGTTGGTTTTTGTGGCTTGGAAGAGTTTGAGGTTCTGTGAGGCATTTGGTTATAGAGGAAAACGACAGTTTTTAGAGAATTAGAGAGGATCAAGGAGGCCTCTACACCCTTGTTAGGTTCCATATCTCTCTGGGGCCCGGTCATTTAGACAAATGTAATTATCTTTTATGTCTCGTTTTACTTGATTGGAGCCCTTTTGGTTTTAGGTTGGGTCCTTTTTGTTTGTCATTGAATTTTTCCTCTTGAAATAATTAGGGTACGTTTGAGTTGGGGTTTTAGGGGGAAAAGGGTTagaaaattgggccaaaccgtgtttggccaagggttatgataaattgagattagggttatcctaatccccaAATAACCCTACACAAATAACCCAATTCAAattctattattgttttttaaattactacaatcataaccttctcccaaacacatattattataacactactatcataatccctcCCCCAAACTCATACTATCATAATACTACATCTCATTTTTCTTCTCCCAGACACATACtaccataacactaccaataataatctTTCTCCCAAATACATATTATCATTACACTAGGATTATTATGATCCAAACGCACCCTTAGTATCAGAAACAATAGAAAacgaaagagagagaaacaaaTGTTGAATGTAAAAGACATAGTCGATAATTTATAGTTATTAGAACTTAGCTCCGAAAAGTACTCGACAAGAACCTACATGATATTTATACTTATATAACCATGCCAGAATTAATAGGTTAAAGAAACATCCTAAGAGGACGATACATCCTATGAggtgataaaaagaaaaatgaaaatgtcATACCCTAAAACAGTAGAAGTGgaggaaaaataaagaaaattgaaagcTCAATATTTGCAACCAAATTCTTTCGACAAGTAAAAAACACATTGTGATCTCAAATATCATATGTTGCAAAGTTCATGAAGCCAATGTCATAAGATGATTTTCTCTTAACTAATCATTTAAAGGAATAAGTTCAGTCGTACAAACCTCTTTTCCTGTTAAAAATTGAAATAGATGTTTGAATATTATTGaaaagcaataaacacgaaaccAGCTTACGTGAAAACCCGAGAACCGAGAGAAAAACCaagatgtttttagttttattattttctgatatgaatacaataggtacaaaaggagagaataaatagaataaaataggagagaaaggaaaatatctaggaaatatttaggaaataaaatcttatatattgttctttccaaaaataattctaataattctaacactccccctcaagttgggacgtaaatatcaatgaggcctaacttgctaacacaaaagtcgaagtttggtatgagaagccccttggtgaggACATCAACAACCTGTCGGCTCGAAgggatgtacggaatgcatatgttCCCACtatcaagtctttctttgatgaaatgccgatcaatctcaacatgtttagttctatcatgttgaattGGGTTGTTAGCGATACTAATAGCAGCTTTATTacaaaagagcttcaatggaGTCTCACATTCCTAATGAAGATCATACAAGACTTTTTGGAACCAAATTTCCTtacatattcccaaactcatagctctaTATTCGACCTCAGCATTGCTTCTGGCCACAAcattttgcttcttactcctccaagttacaagattgccccaaacaaaggtacaataaccggaggtagactttctgtcaacaACAGATCTTGCCAATttgagtcagtatatgcctcaatggtctttttgtctgtttttctaaacatcaaccctttaccaggtgcCGTTTTTAAGTATCTTAGAATTCTTTTGACAACTTCCATCTGTtcctcatagggagcctgcataaactggctgacagcACTAACAGCAAAGTaaatatcaggacgagtatgagataagtaaatcaatttacccacaaggcgctgatattgttctttatcaactggaacttgatcatcggagtttcctagtttacaattgaattcaataggagtgtcAGCGAGACGACATCCCAAtatacctgtctcggttagcagattaagggtgtattttctctgagacacggagatgccttctttagatatggccacctccattccaagaaaatatttcagattttccaaatccttgatttcaaattcattacccattctctgcttaagttgactgatttctgccTGATCATCTCCAGACAAAacgatgtcatccacataaactatcagaactgcaatcttccctgtctcggaaacatttgaaaataaagTGTGATCAGAGTGTCCCTGACTGTATCCTTGGAACTTGACGAAAGTAGTGAATCTGTCTAACCATGCTCTGGgtgactgtttcagaccatataaggATTTCTGGAGTTTACAAACCTGTTGACCACATTGGGCTTCAAAACCAGGCGGATGGCTCATGTAGACCTCCTCTACTAGATCTCCATTCAGAAAAGCATTTTTAACATCCAGCTGATATAGAGACCAATCTTTGTTTACAGCAACAGAAAGGAGTCTgacagtattcaacttagcaacaggagaaaaagtttctgaataatcaactccataggtctgagtaaatctttttgcaactaaccttgccttgtgtctgtcAAGAGTTCCATCTtctttgtatttgagagtgaatacccatttgcatcccacaagcttgtgtcccttgggtagggcacagatctcccaagtgttattcttttcaagagctttcatctcttccatgagaacattcttccattcagggcACTCTAAagcaatataaatatttttcggtattgtggtagagtcaaggctggCAGTAAAAGCTCTGAACTGTGGTGACAGATTCTCGTATGACACATAATTAGATATGGGGTGCTTTGTACAAGACCTAGTACCTTTTCTCAGTGCAATAGGAAGATCAAGAGAAGGATCATACTCATCATGTTTCCTTGTATGGCCCTGTTTAGCTTCATCattactggtttctattctaacaTCAATCTCATCACCAAAgtttttttcttccatattttcaagaacagcagcATCAGATCTatcattctcactcatcgtattattagtacaaggttctgtagggttttccataccttggtctcgaggaggttcgaagtcttggactggagccgacggttgactagtaggggacccgACTTCCTTTCTGAAATTCCTCCTGTAGTAtgttttccaaggaacttggtttgtaGGTAGGATTATAGGGTGAGGATCAATGTCAAACACGGTACTAGGAATAGGTTCGATAAATTCAAAGGTGCtattagactcttcactcacactctcccctgaagatggctaacaaGAAAATAGGATCGGTcctcacagaaagtaacatccatagtgacaaagtatttctTGGACGGTgagtgaaaacatttataaccacGCTGGTGAGGgagatacccaacaaacacacaagcctgagcccgaggggtaaatttggtctgattagggccaaaaCTATGGACATAAGTggtacacccaaacacacgaagaggaacctctgaaacaagacgagtagaggggtaggactccttaaggcattctattgattaaatgagctgctgtaagaatagcatctccccacatgtatgaaggaaaggaagtggaaagcataagggaaCGGGCTACTTCCAGAAGGTGACGATTTTTTCTCTCGgtcactccattttgttgaggagtgtaggcgcacgagttttggtgaacaatccccttagagactagaaat
It includes:
- the LOC103492441 gene encoding protein TRANSPARENT TESTA 9 isoform X3, whose product is MWFSFWRSRDRFSLEELRYLTDQLQKIQIVNEVNKDFVIEALRSISELITYGDQHDASFFEFFMEKQIMGEFVRILKISRAATVSLQLLQTMSIIIQNLKSEHAIYYLFSTEHMNKLITYAFDFRNDELLSYYISFLRAISGKLNKNTISLLVKTQNDKVVSFPMYVEAIQFAFHEENMIRTAVRALTLNVYHVGDDYVNRFITSPPHADYFSNLVTFFRKQCIDLNDLVTETMRSAEPSTSTILAAVDEIEDNLYYISDVISAGIPDVGRLITDNILRHLIFPLLLPSLRIEGFQIGAVTSLYLLCCILRIVKIKDLANTISAAFFCPLDAFSPQPEEGLNGNMTRLCCESRSQSSGSDGIVRQPLDAESLIKEVSDSSAPKTELKDVTVKNGCPGSRLELRGALLSHITTGDDVQVLGALSVLATLLQTKGQISAAIQLPSVHFSVLITPPKFSVELDESMLDALGILPQRKQHKKLLLEALVGEDSGEEQLFSSDNTSVKGGIDIELDGYLQKLKDYGISYFLKAGASPRAHRFEVLDALVSLFCRSNISAEILWDGGWLLRQLLPYSEAEFNSHHLKLLKDSYKYWATELLQEARGIWSDFLIILLSDEWKKCKRAIEAPSPRKEPKSMLLHSAKASAVDAVPPESSFAAGQKMSELVKHLPLFPLKVFVLLHQLQSFSLGKALSDQPCIDPPSEIPDCSRAKVAGLDASGPKPGAELRLDGAVPCRIAFERGKERHFFFLGTAIGTCGWIILAEELPSKLNCGIVRVAAPLAGSNPRIDEKHSRWLHLRIRPSTLPFLDPTKHGTPLKSKAKPFVDGRWILAFQDEDTCKVAFSMVLEEINLQSKEVERRLKPLVGLERAVDSADAFLCSTKSLTSNTAPNLM
- the LOC103492441 gene encoding protein TRANSPARENT TESTA 9 isoform X2, with translation MWFSFWRSRDRFSLEELRYLTDQLQKIQIVNEVNKDFVIEALRSISELITYGDQHDASFFEFFMEKQIMGEFVRILKISRAATVSLQLLQTMSIIIQNLKSEHAIYYLFSTEHMNKLITYAFDFRNDELLSYYISFLRAISGKLNKNTISLLVKTQNDKVVSFPMYVEAIQFAFHEENMIRTAVRALTLNVYHVGDDYVNRFITSPPHADYFSNLVTFFRKQCIDLNDLVTETMSAEPSTSTILAAVDEIEDNLYYISDVISAGIPDVGRLITDNILRHLIFPLLLPSLRIEVVNGFQIGAVTSLYLLCCILRIVKIKDLANTISAAFFCPLDAFSPQPEEGLNGNMTRLCCESRSQSSGSDGIVRQPLDAESLIKEVSDSSAPKTELKDVTVKNGCPGSRLELRGALLSHITTGDDVQVLGALSVLATLLQTKGQISAAIQLPSVHFSVLITPPKFSVELDESMLDALGILPQRKQHKKLLLEALVGEDSGEEQLFSSDNTSVKGGIDIELDGYLQKLKDYGISYFLKAGASPRAHRFEVLDALVSLFCRSNISAEILWDGGWLLRQLLPYSEAEFNSHHLKLLKDSYKYWATELLQEARGIWSDFLIILLSDEWKKCKRAIEAPSPRKEPKSMLLHSAKASAVDAVPPESSFAAGQKMSELVKHLPLFPLKVFVLLHQLQSFSLGKALSDQPCIDPPSEIPDCSRAKVAGLDASGPKPGAELRLDGAVPCRIAFERGKERHFFFLGTAIGTCGWIILAEELPSKLNCGIVRVAAPLAGSNPRIDEKHSRWLHLRIRPSTLPFLDPTKHGTPLKSKAKPFVDGRWILAFQDEDTCKVAFSMVLEEINLQSKEVERRLKPLVGLERAVDSADAFLCSTKSLTSNTAPNLM